A DNA window from Chlamydia felis Fe/C-56 contains the following coding sequences:
- a CDS encoding metal ABC transporter ATP-binding protein produces the protein MNRQNEIAWSVHDLCVNYDHSDVLCHVSFSLRKGSLTAVLGPNGAGKSTLLKTSLGLIRPSSGFSLFFGNKFKKVHQRVAYMPQRASVDWDFPMTVLDLVLMGCYGYKGMWGRITSDDRKEAYNILDRVGLTAFANRQIGKLSGGQQQRAFLARALMQKADLYLMDELFAAIDMASYQTVVDVLKELQEQGRTIVVVHHDLSHVRQLFDHIILLNKHLICSGPVDECLTSKNIFQAYGCELELLDRTLKLSRGKQQGAY, from the coding sequence TTGAATAGACAAAATGAAATTGCTTGGTCTGTGCACGATTTATGCGTGAACTACGATCACTCAGATGTTTTATGTCATGTGTCCTTCTCTTTAAGAAAAGGATCGTTAACTGCGGTTTTGGGACCGAATGGTGCGGGTAAGAGCACTCTTTTAAAAACCTCATTAGGATTAATACGACCCTCTTCTGGTTTCTCTTTGTTTTTCGGCAATAAGTTTAAAAAAGTGCATCAACGTGTTGCTTATATGCCTCAAAGGGCTAGTGTGGATTGGGATTTTCCCATGACAGTTCTAGATCTTGTACTCATGGGATGCTATGGGTATAAGGGGATGTGGGGTAGAATTACGTCTGACGATCGTAAAGAAGCATATAATATTTTAGACAGGGTAGGTTTAACTGCTTTTGCAAATAGACAAATAGGGAAGCTTTCCGGTGGACAGCAGCAGAGAGCATTTCTAGCTCGGGCTCTTATGCAAAAGGCAGACCTCTATCTTATGGATGAATTGTTTGCAGCCATAGACATGGCTTCATATCAGACTGTAGTGGATGTATTAAAAGAACTGCAGGAACAAGGGCGCACTATTGTTGTGGTGCATCATGATCTCAGTCATGTGCGACAATTATTTGATCATATTATCTTATTAAATAAACATCTTATTTGTTCCGGTCCTGTTGATGAGTGTTTAACCAGCAAAAATATTTTTCAAGCTTATGGTTGTGAGTTAGAACTATTAGATCGCACTCTTAAATTATCTAGAGGAAAGCAACAAGGAGCGTATTAG
- a CDS encoding metal ABC transporter solute-binding protein, Zn/Mn family, giving the protein MLLAHLFKRVKLSICLALIFIVSGCSSSKMHNSDDRVYVLSMNRMIHDCVVRIVGDRIFPLVLIEGSIDPHAYEMVKGDEDKMAMSKLIFCNGLGLEHTASLRKHLEGNPKTINIGERLIKHGVFSPLEEDGCCDPHIWTDMSIWAEGVKEITSALISEFPEYEKEFSANSKELVEEMLMLDSWAKRCINTIPEESRYLVSGHNAFSYFTRRYLATPEEVKANTWSRRCISPEGIAPEAQISIRDIMLVVDYIHEHNVSVMFPEDTLNQDALKKIASCLKQGHSIRLANRPLYSDNVKHDYFNTFKHNVSIITEELGGTLE; this is encoded by the coding sequence ATGTTGTTGGCACATCTGTTCAAAAGAGTAAAACTTTCAATTTGCTTGGCTTTAATTTTTATTGTTTCTGGATGCTCTTCTTCTAAGATGCACAATAGCGATGATAGGGTTTATGTATTATCTATGAATCGAATGATACATGATTGTGTAGTTAGAATTGTGGGAGATAGGATTTTTCCATTAGTTCTCATCGAAGGATCTATAGATCCTCATGCATATGAGATGGTCAAAGGGGATGAGGATAAAATGGCTATGAGTAAACTTATTTTTTGCAATGGTCTTGGTTTGGAGCATACCGCAAGCTTGCGCAAGCATTTGGAAGGAAACCCGAAGACTATAAATATAGGGGAGCGATTAATAAAGCATGGAGTATTTTCTCCTTTGGAGGAAGATGGTTGTTGTGACCCACACATTTGGACAGACATGAGCATCTGGGCCGAGGGGGTGAAAGAGATAACCTCAGCTTTAATTAGTGAGTTCCCAGAGTATGAGAAAGAGTTTTCTGCTAATTCCAAAGAACTAGTAGAAGAAATGCTCATGTTAGATAGTTGGGCTAAAAGGTGTATAAATACAATACCCGAAGAATCTAGGTATTTGGTTTCCGGTCATAATGCTTTTAGTTATTTTACAAGACGTTATTTAGCGACACCAGAAGAGGTGAAGGCAAATACTTGGAGTAGACGATGTATTTCTCCTGAAGGCATAGCTCCTGAGGCTCAAATTAGCATTCGCGATATCATGCTTGTTGTAGACTATATCCATGAGCATAATGTTTCTGTCATGTTTCCTGAAGATACTTTAAATCAAGATGCTTTGAAAAAAATTGCTTCGTGTTTAAAGCAGGGGCACAGTATTCGATTAGCGAACCGTCCTTTGTATAGTGATAACGTTAAACATGATTACTTTAATACGTTTAAACACAACGTTAGTATAATTACAGAGGAACTAGGAGGAACTCTTGAATAG
- a CDS encoding DNA binding protein DdbA, with protein sequence MAVEQSNINEEIEKLILKAIRKVCGNKENDLCRYLPGPSGGYMHHFTLKKMKSAAPEQFLKMLKTFILESDSPRAINPKPRAPRGSKKRRDFINFTKTDIERVLELARQVGDKDLLARFSPKKPLPSLKRELIRSIRNGIVSVELWNAYVEAVKTNSSNIDSPQSFV encoded by the coding sequence ATGGCCGTAGAGCAGTCGAATATAAATGAAGAAATAGAAAAACTGATCTTAAAAGCTATTAGAAAAGTCTGCGGGAATAAAGAAAACGATTTATGTCGCTATCTTCCAGGACCGAGTGGTGGCTATATGCACCATTTTACATTAAAAAAGATGAAAAGCGCTGCTCCCGAACAATTTCTAAAAATGTTAAAGACATTTATCTTGGAATCTGATTCACCACGAGCCATTAATCCAAAACCTCGAGCACCTAGAGGGTCTAAAAAACGAAGGGACTTTATTAACTTCACGAAAACTGATATAGAACGCGTTCTAGAATTAGCCAGACAAGTGGGAGATAAAGATCTTTTGGCACGTTTTAGCCCTAAAAAGCCCCTTCCCTCTTTAAAAAGAGAGCTTATTCGATCTATCCGCAACGGCATAGTTAGCGTTGAGCTGTGGAATGCCTATGTAGAGGCTGTAAAAACTAATTCTTCAAATATAGATTCTCCTCAATCTTTCGTTTAA
- the npt1 gene encoding NTP/NDP exchange transporter Npt1 codes for MTQTAEKPFGKLRSFLWPIHMHELKKVLPMFLMFFCISFNYTVLRDTKDTLIVTAPGSGAEAIPFIKLWLVVPCAVVFMLIYAKLSNILNKQSLFYAITIPFLVFFALFPTVIYPFRHVLHPTDFADRLQSILPQGLMGCVAMLRNWTFAMFYVLSELWGSVMLSLMFWGFANEITKISEAKRFYALFGVGANVALLASGRSIIWASKLRASASGNTDPWGLSLYLLMSMTIVAGCVIILCYWWMNKYVLTDARFYDPRELQKSKKSKPKMSMKESFVYLAKSPYMLLLALLVISYGVCINLVEVTWKSQLKMQYPNANDYSQFMGNFSFWTGVVSVFVMLFIGGNVIRKFGWLTGALVTPVMVLLTGTLFFTLVIFRDQASGIVAMFGTTPLMLAVVVGAIQNILSKSTKYALFDATKEMAYIPLDQEQKVKGKAAIDVVAARFGKSGGSLIQQGLLVVCGSIGAMTPYLAVILFGIISIWLVSAKKLNKLFLIQSAIKEQELSGEAIASEPVSSSSIQGTPAVENASS; via the coding sequence ATGACACAAACAGCGGAAAAACCTTTTGGAAAATTGCGCTCCTTTCTTTGGCCAATACACATGCATGAGCTAAAAAAAGTGCTGCCGATGTTCCTAATGTTCTTCTGTATTTCGTTCAACTATACCGTGTTGCGAGATACAAAAGACACTCTAATTGTAACGGCTCCCGGCTCTGGTGCAGAAGCTATACCCTTCATCAAATTATGGCTCGTCGTTCCTTGCGCTGTTGTCTTCATGCTTATCTATGCCAAGCTGAGCAACATTTTAAATAAGCAATCCCTCTTCTATGCAATTACTATCCCATTTCTCGTATTCTTTGCTTTATTCCCAACAGTAATCTATCCATTCCGACACGTATTACACCCAACGGATTTTGCGGATAGATTACAATCTATCCTTCCCCAAGGATTAATGGGTTGTGTGGCTATGCTTAGAAACTGGACATTTGCCATGTTCTACGTTCTTTCTGAGCTATGGGGAAGCGTGATGCTTTCTTTAATGTTTTGGGGTTTTGCTAATGAAATTACCAAAATTAGCGAAGCTAAACGTTTCTATGCCTTATTCGGCGTTGGAGCTAATGTTGCTTTATTAGCTTCTGGTCGTTCTATTATTTGGGCGTCTAAGCTACGTGCTAGCGCTTCAGGAAATACGGATCCTTGGGGTCTTTCTCTATATCTCTTAATGAGCATGACTATTGTTGCCGGCTGCGTTATTATTCTATGCTACTGGTGGATGAATAAATATGTTCTTACTGATGCTAGATTCTATGATCCTAGAGAACTACAAAAATCCAAGAAATCCAAACCTAAAATGAGCATGAAGGAAAGTTTTGTTTATCTTGCAAAATCTCCTTACATGTTACTACTAGCTCTCCTTGTTATTAGCTACGGGGTTTGCATTAACCTTGTAGAAGTTACTTGGAAAAGTCAGTTAAAAATGCAATACCCAAATGCTAATGACTATAGCCAGTTTATGGGTAACTTCTCATTCTGGACTGGAGTTGTTTCTGTTTTCGTCATGCTGTTCATCGGCGGTAACGTTATCCGTAAATTCGGCTGGTTAACAGGAGCTCTTGTTACTCCGGTTATGGTGTTGTTAACAGGAACGCTTTTCTTCACTTTAGTTATCTTTAGAGATCAAGCTTCTGGAATCGTAGCAATGTTTGGAACCACACCATTAATGCTTGCTGTTGTTGTTGGTGCAATCCAAAACATTTTATCTAAATCCACAAAGTACGCTCTCTTTGATGCAACCAAAGAAATGGCCTATATTCCATTGGATCAAGAACAAAAAGTTAAAGGAAAGGCTGCTATTGACGTTGTTGCCGCTCGCTTCGGAAAATCTGGAGGTTCTTTAATTCAACAAGGTCTTTTAGTAGTTTGTGGAAGTATTGGAGCAATGACTCCTTATCTAGCAGTAATACTCTTTGGTATTATTTCTATATGGTTAGTCTCTGCGAAAAAACTTAATAAACTATTCTTAATTCAATCTGCAATCAAAGAACAAGAACTTTCAGGAGAAGCTATTGCTTCTGAGCCTGTAAGCTCCTCCTCAATTCAGGGAACACCTGCTGTTGAGAACGCTTCTTCGTAA
- a CDS encoding DUF1389 domain-containing protein → MKASDLFSSQALPKQEAVCRYMHSKRPKTYQLIVLIVVSILFIISGLICLSVLPSSINLTVSLILASLGWCILSFVTAQIIIKYSQPKNLRIPLGFRRVIKANFPRVFYDLVSNQDLSIIKLRELVCFMDNFGKSQNSLIKKNLHKLSPQLRNNLEAFGIDNFDIETNLQELPDLDKLLIDNSPLYWMKHFIELGSNDVLSKSYEKNEKQDRRYLGDYWFSDIGFIYQSLDGKKSSTIFNLHMYGVVQELNEKDYSCLMTHARNNTWDHQDVSVIVDRLIISSQGDYSRYTKDKEQVISGNLRVEFTEEELRNLLLRICLHGFSWDQLQLIRSVSISSWLFLSWIDESFLGGGGMKKLARRFLGDFINESSLNYEPSIALSTYSELKNVTQYKKLMNQRFTNACRTICFYFNHQTKFHKKLMNVDTYLNKEMNSPGCGV, encoded by the coding sequence ATGAAAGCTTCAGATCTTTTTTCTTCTCAAGCTCTTCCGAAGCAAGAAGCAGTTTGTCGATACATGCACTCAAAGAGACCGAAAACATACCAATTAATCGTATTAATTGTTGTGAGTATTTTATTTATTATTTCAGGTCTTATTTGTTTATCAGTTTTACCATCATCTATAAATTTAACTGTCTCACTAATTCTTGCTAGCTTAGGGTGGTGTATTCTATCTTTTGTTACCGCTCAAATTATAATTAAGTATTCGCAACCAAAAAATCTTCGAATTCCTTTGGGTTTTCGCCGAGTTATAAAAGCAAACTTCCCCAGAGTTTTTTATGATCTTGTAAGTAATCAGGACCTAAGTATTATAAAGCTAAGAGAGTTGGTGTGTTTTATGGATAATTTCGGAAAGAGCCAAAACTCATTGATCAAGAAAAATTTACACAAGTTATCTCCACAACTAAGGAATAATCTAGAGGCTTTTGGTATTGATAACTTTGATATAGAGACCAACCTTCAGGAGCTCCCTGATTTAGATAAATTATTAATAGACAACAGTCCTCTATATTGGATGAAACATTTTATAGAGCTAGGCAGCAATGATGTTTTAAGTAAAAGTTACGAGAAAAACGAGAAACAGGATAGGAGATATTTAGGAGACTACTGGTTTTCTGACATAGGTTTCATATATCAGTCCTTAGATGGGAAGAAATCATCAACGATTTTCAATCTTCATATGTATGGAGTAGTTCAGGAATTAAATGAAAAAGATTATTCCTGCTTGATGACTCACGCCAGGAATAATACTTGGGATCACCAGGATGTCTCTGTCATAGTTGATAGATTGATCATTAGCTCTCAGGGAGACTATAGCAGGTATACTAAAGATAAGGAGCAAGTTATTTCTGGAAACCTACGTGTAGAGTTTACAGAAGAGGAGTTAAGGAACCTTCTTTTGCGTATATGTTTGCATGGATTTTCTTGGGATCAATTACAACTTATTCGATCAGTCTCAATTTCTTCTTGGCTATTTTTATCCTGGATAGATGAATCTTTCTTGGGGGGAGGAGGTATGAAGAAACTAGCGAGACGTTTTCTAGGAGATTTTATTAACGAATCTAGCCTTAATTACGAACCCAGCATAGCTTTATCAACCTATTCTGAACTTAAGAATGTGACTCAGTATAAAAAGTTGATGAATCAAAGATTTACTAATGCTTGTAGGACTATTTGTTTCTACTTTAATCATCAAACAAAATTTCATAAGAAACTAATGAATGTTGATACCTACTTAAATAAGGAAATGAATTCTCCTGGATGTGGCGTGTAG
- the lepA gene encoding translation elongation factor 4, producing MKEYKLENIRNFSIIAHIDHGKSTIADRLLESTSTVEQREMREQLLDSMDLERERGITIKAHPVTMYYNYNGEVYQLNLIDTPGHVDFSYEVSRSLAACEGALLIVDAAQGVQAQSLANVYLALERDLEIIPILNKIDLPAANPEKIRKQIEDYIGLDTTHAIACSAKTGEGISEILEAIINLIPPPTPPQETELKALIFDSHYDPYVGIMVYVRVISGEIKKGDRITFMATKGSAFEVLGVGAFLPEATLIEGSLRAGQVGYFIANLKKVKDVKIGDTVTTVKHPAKVPLDGFKEINPVVFAGIYPIDSSDFDTLKDALSRLQLNDSALTIEQESSHSLGFGFRCGFLGLLHLEIVFERIIREFDLDIIATAPSVIYKVVLKNGKTLLIDNPTAYPDPSIIEHMEEPWVHVNIITPQEYLSSIMNLCLDKRGVCLKTEMLDQHRLVLSYDLPLNEIVSDFNDKLKSVTKGYGSFDYRLGDYRKGAIIKLEILINDEPVDAFSCLVHRDKAEARGRSICEKLVDVIPQQLFKIPIQAAINKKVIARETIRALSKNVTAKCYGGDITRKRKLWEKQKKGKKRMKEFGKVSIPNTAFIEVLKID from the coding sequence TTGAAAGAGTATAAATTAGAAAATATTCGAAACTTTTCTATAATTGCGCATATTGATCACGGAAAATCCACAATTGCTGATCGCCTACTTGAAAGTACGAGTACCGTTGAGCAAAGAGAGATGCGTGAGCAGCTTCTTGATTCTATGGACCTTGAAAGGGAGCGTGGTATCACCATCAAAGCACATCCCGTGACTATGTATTATAACTACAACGGTGAAGTCTATCAGCTTAACCTCATAGATACGCCGGGCCACGTGGATTTTTCTTATGAAGTATCGCGATCTTTAGCAGCTTGTGAGGGAGCTCTTCTTATTGTTGACGCAGCTCAAGGTGTGCAAGCTCAGAGTCTAGCTAATGTGTATCTAGCCTTAGAACGAGATCTAGAAATCATCCCCATTTTAAATAAGATTGATCTACCTGCTGCCAACCCTGAAAAAATCCGAAAACAAATAGAAGATTACATAGGTCTGGATACAACTCATGCAATTGCTTGCTCAGCAAAAACTGGTGAGGGAATTTCAGAAATTCTTGAGGCAATCATTAACCTGATTCCTCCGCCAACTCCCCCTCAAGAAACTGAATTAAAAGCTTTAATTTTTGATTCCCATTATGATCCTTATGTAGGAATTATGGTGTATGTTCGTGTGATCAGCGGAGAAATTAAAAAGGGTGATCGCATTACTTTTATGGCAACAAAAGGATCCGCTTTTGAAGTATTGGGTGTTGGAGCTTTTCTTCCTGAAGCCACTTTAATTGAAGGGTCTTTACGAGCCGGTCAGGTGGGTTACTTCATAGCCAATCTTAAAAAAGTTAAAGATGTAAAAATTGGTGATACTGTAACTACTGTAAAACATCCGGCTAAAGTACCTTTAGATGGGTTTAAGGAAATTAATCCTGTAGTTTTCGCTGGTATCTACCCTATCGACTCCTCAGATTTTGATACTTTAAAAGATGCTTTAAGTCGTTTGCAACTAAACGACTCAGCTCTAACAATCGAGCAAGAAAGCAGCCATTCTTTAGGCTTTGGCTTCCGTTGTGGCTTTTTAGGATTGCTACATTTAGAGATTGTCTTTGAAAGAATCATCAGAGAATTTGATCTTGATATTATTGCCACAGCGCCCAGTGTGATTTATAAAGTCGTCTTAAAAAATGGAAAAACACTGCTCATAGACAATCCAACGGCCTATCCTGATCCTTCGATTATCGAGCATATGGAAGAACCTTGGGTACATGTAAATATCATCACTCCTCAGGAGTACTTAAGCAGTATTATGAACCTATGCTTGGATAAGCGTGGTGTATGCTTAAAAACCGAGATGCTCGATCAACATAGGCTAGTTCTTTCTTATGATCTTCCTTTAAACGAAATTGTTTCTGATTTTAATGACAAGTTAAAATCAGTAACCAAGGGTTACGGATCTTTTGATTATCGTTTAGGAGATTATCGCAAGGGAGCTATCATAAAGCTTGAAATTCTAATCAATGACGAGCCAGTCGATGCTTTTTCTTGTCTCGTACATAGGGATAAGGCAGAGGCTCGCGGAAGAAGTATCTGCGAAAAGTTAGTTGATGTCATTCCTCAACAACTATTTAAAATTCCCATCCAAGCTGCTATTAATAAAAAAGTGATTGCTCGGGAAACAATTCGCGCTCTTTCAAAGAATGTCACAGCAAAGTGTTATGGTGGGGACATCACTAGAAAACGCAAGCTTTGGGAAAAACAAAAAAAGGGTAAAAAGCGTATGAAAGAATTTGGGAAAGTCTCTATCCCAAATACAGCTTTTATTGAAGTTCTAAAAATAGATTAA
- the gnd gene encoding decarboxylating NADP(+)-dependent phosphogluconate dehydrogenase, with translation MAEQADIGLIGLAVMGKNLVLNMIDHGFSVSVYNRSPEKTREFLQDHSHNISLQGHENLEAFVRSLKRPRKVMLMIKAGAPVDQSIESLLPYLEAGDIIIDGGNSYYRDSERRCQDLKGKGILFIGMGISGGEEGARYGPSIMPGGNSDAWPHIASIFQGIAAKVNGNPCCSWVGPGGAGHYVKTVHNGIEYGDIQLICEAYGLLRTRLDISPEAVSSIFSEWNSRELESYLMRIAVEVLSLKDSDGFPVIDTILDVAGQKGTGRWTALDAIDSGVPLSLIIESVLARFLSSWKTIREQAARELPGIPIVFEKPRDPHLFIEDVFRALYASKIVSYAQGFMLLKQASEEHQWDLNFGELALLWRGGCIIQSVFLDAIHKGFEKEPESPSLILQTYFKSALQNSESGWRRTVAYAVGSGYPVPCLAAALTFYDGYRTKDSSIALAQGLRDYFGAHTYERKDRPRGEFYHTDWIGTKTTTLVE, from the coding sequence GTGGCAGAGCAAGCAGATATCGGACTAATTGGTTTAGCTGTGATGGGGAAGAACCTTGTATTAAATATGATAGATCATGGTTTTTCTGTTTCTGTCTACAATCGGAGCCCCGAGAAAACTCGAGAATTTCTTCAGGATCATTCTCACAACATAAGTCTTCAGGGACACGAAAATTTAGAAGCTTTTGTTCGCTCCTTAAAACGTCCCAGAAAAGTTATGCTTATGATCAAGGCAGGGGCTCCTGTAGATCAGAGTATCGAGTCATTATTACCTTATCTTGAAGCTGGTGATATTATTATTGACGGAGGAAACAGTTATTATAGGGATTCTGAGAGACGGTGCCAAGACCTTAAGGGCAAGGGTATACTGTTCATAGGTATGGGAATTTCTGGAGGTGAAGAGGGGGCTCGATATGGACCTTCTATTATGCCTGGAGGTAATAGCGATGCTTGGCCACACATAGCTTCCATCTTTCAAGGAATCGCCGCAAAGGTTAATGGGAATCCTTGTTGTAGTTGGGTTGGTCCAGGGGGCGCGGGTCATTATGTGAAAACCGTACATAATGGCATTGAGTACGGAGACATACAGCTAATCTGCGAAGCTTATGGATTGTTAAGAACGCGCCTAGATATATCTCCCGAGGCTGTATCATCGATTTTTTCTGAGTGGAATTCTCGTGAGTTAGAAAGTTACCTAATGAGAATTGCTGTAGAAGTTCTTTCTCTAAAAGATTCTGATGGTTTCCCCGTGATTGACACAATTTTAGATGTTGCGGGACAAAAAGGAACAGGTCGCTGGACAGCCTTGGATGCTATTGATTCTGGTGTTCCTCTTTCCCTAATCATTGAATCCGTATTGGCTAGATTTCTTTCCTCATGGAAAACTATTCGTGAGCAAGCAGCTCGAGAACTTCCCGGAATTCCTATAGTTTTTGAAAAACCTAGAGATCCTCATCTTTTTATTGAAGATGTATTCCGGGCATTATACGCTTCGAAGATTGTTAGTTATGCTCAAGGATTTATGCTATTAAAACAGGCTTCTGAAGAGCATCAATGGGATCTTAATTTTGGAGAACTCGCTTTATTATGGAGAGGGGGATGTATAATCCAAAGTGTCTTTTTGGATGCTATTCATAAAGGATTTGAAAAAGAACCAGAATCTCCTTCGCTAATTTTACAGACCTATTTCAAATCCGCGTTGCAAAATTCTGAATCGGGATGGCGCAGAACAGTCGCGTACGCAGTTGGTTCGGGATACCCTGTTCCTTGTTTAGCAGCTGCCTTGACATTCTATGATGGTTATCGAACCAAAGACTCCTCAATAGCTCTGGCACAAGGACTGAGAGATTATTTTGGAGCGCATACTTATGAACGTAAGGATAGACCTCGAGGGGAGTTCTACCATACGGATTGGATAGGGACTAAAACTACAACGCTAGTAGAATGA
- the tyrS gene encoding tyrosine--tRNA ligase has translation MRDFIKYLKDRGILEDFSSGLDNVISPVSAYIGFDPTAPSLHIGHWLGICFLRRMATFGVTPMALVGSATGMIGDPSGKSVERSLLERNQVAYNSQKLSECLSHYLPEVQIVNNLDWFKDTTVIDFLRDVGKHFRLGTMLSKDTIKQRIQSEEGISYTEFSYILLQSYDFAHLFEKHGVSLQCGGSDQWGNITSGIDYIRRRGLGQAYGLTYPLLTNSQGKKIGKTETGTIWLDPNLTSPYELYQYFLRLPDQETPKIARMLTLLSNEEIFDLDQKFLLDPIAVKRFVAETIVASIHGEGGLQEALAVTQSMHPGRVSFISEKDFQDLISMGQGVSLERSQTIGKRWVDLFVDVGVCGSKGEARRLVKQKGLYVNSDPVADEQSVFEEAQICFDQYVLLAQGKKKKLVLRLI, from the coding sequence ATGCGGGATTTCATAAAATATTTGAAAGATAGGGGAATCCTGGAGGATTTTTCCTCGGGACTGGACAATGTGATCTCTCCTGTTTCTGCTTACATTGGTTTTGATCCTACAGCACCCTCTCTCCATATCGGACACTGGCTAGGTATATGTTTTTTGCGTAGGATGGCCACATTTGGCGTGACTCCCATGGCCCTAGTAGGCTCTGCCACAGGAATGATAGGAGATCCTTCGGGGAAAAGCGTGGAGCGTAGTTTACTTGAAAGGAATCAGGTAGCTTATAATAGCCAGAAGCTCTCAGAATGTCTTTCTCATTACTTGCCCGAAGTGCAAATAGTTAATAACTTAGATTGGTTTAAAGACACAACGGTGATTGATTTTCTTCGAGATGTAGGAAAGCATTTTCGACTGGGAACCATGCTAAGTAAGGATACGATTAAACAGCGTATTCAATCCGAAGAAGGAATCAGTTATACGGAATTTAGCTACATCCTCCTTCAGTCATATGATTTTGCCCACCTATTTGAAAAGCATGGGGTAAGTCTGCAATGTGGAGGAAGTGATCAGTGGGGGAATATTACCTCAGGAATTGATTACATTCGTCGTCGGGGATTAGGACAGGCCTATGGTTTGACCTATCCGTTATTGACAAATAGCCAGGGGAAAAAGATTGGCAAAACGGAGACGGGAACTATTTGGTTAGATCCTAATCTAACCTCTCCTTATGAGTTGTATCAGTACTTTTTAAGATTGCCAGATCAAGAGACTCCTAAAATAGCGCGCATGCTAACTTTATTGAGTAATGAGGAAATCTTTGATTTAGATCAGAAGTTTCTCTTGGATCCGATAGCTGTGAAAAGGTTTGTTGCCGAGACTATAGTAGCCTCTATACATGGAGAAGGGGGGCTGCAAGAAGCTCTGGCTGTTACTCAAAGTATGCATCCCGGAAGAGTATCTTTTATTTCTGAGAAAGATTTCCAAGACCTTATTTCTATGGGACAGGGAGTATCTTTAGAAAGATCTCAAACTATCGGTAAGCGATGGGTAGATCTCTTTGTTGATGTTGGAGTTTGTGGTTCTAAAGGAGAAGCTAGAAGATTGGTCAAGCAAAAGGGGCTTTATGTAAATAGTGATCCCGTAGCTGATGAGCAGAGTGTTTTTGAAGAAGCTCAGATTTGTTTCGATCAATATGTTTTACTAGCACAAGGAAAAAAGAAAAAGTTAGTTTTGCGTCTAATTTAA